Part of the Chloracidobacterium sp. genome, TGCGGCACATCGGCGCTCAAGGCGATGGTGATTGACGCCCAAGGGCAGATTCACCATGCCGACCGGATACCCCTGCGTGACCCGGCAGACCCGTACCAATGGCGGGCAGCACTCGAACAGGTACTCCAAACGATTCCCCCAGCTTTGAAACCCCGTATCCATCACATCGCC contains:
- a CDS encoding FGGY family carbohydrate kinase produces the protein MVEQGCGTLSLGIDCGTSALKAMVIDAQGQIHHADRIPLRDPADPYQWRAALEQVLQTIPPALKPRIHHIAIAGTSGTVLLVDDQGEPVAPVLLYNDACAVVCLEELQRYVP